One genomic window of Ignavibacteria bacterium includes the following:
- a CDS encoding glycosyltransferase, with product MDLSIIIVNYNVRAFLENALVSIQKALSNLEGEIFVVDNASDDGSVEMVQTKFPNVHFIASKENLGFAKANNIALNKAKGKYFLLINPDTIVQEDTFETMLQFFESNNDVGLAGCKVLSPDGTLQLACRRSFPTPFIAFSKLIGLSDMFPKSKLFAKYNLTYLNENETNEVDAVSGSFMFLRREVFENIGGLDEDFFMYGEDLDWCYRVQQSGWKVCYVPTTQIIHYKGESTRRSSIDEVKIFYHSMQLFVKKHFRSYVLFLPLLQMGIFFRSWIAFLGKNKTTFLVMVIDSVFIFLSLVLSEYLWRGRLYSFPSYAYPAIYIFSICIILFSEFLSGALTRRKTISSASSIAVIASFTFLSALTFFFKDYGFSRMVTLLSGMMTLVVLPGWRLVAHIFFSMQQTGKRSVIVGVTKSGEELVRKLRSRVDHSYDIIGFIDTHRQRIGEKVNGVEILGSVDTIGRVIREKKISDVIFSTDALSYTDILSVIARSRDRNVSYRLVPSSLEVVIGKTRIDELESLPFVDIAYNIHQPFNRFVKRTFDIFLSLFLFLFYPLVQLFLPKHSIAKKKILLIPKILNGEMSFVGRPVFTHSTRVSGMNGRTGMYLGKAGLTGLAQINYRNDMSAEEIETYNLYYAKNQSLLLDIEILIKSFFFTGQKQ from the coding sequence ATGGATTTATCTATAATCATAGTCAATTACAATGTGCGAGCGTTTTTGGAAAATGCGCTCGTGTCCATACAGAAAGCATTGAGCAATCTGGAAGGAGAAATCTTTGTCGTTGATAATGCCTCTGATGATGGAAGCGTGGAAATGGTGCAAACAAAATTTCCGAATGTTCACTTCATTGCAAGTAAAGAAAATCTCGGTTTTGCAAAAGCAAATAATATTGCACTAAACAAAGCGAAAGGAAAATATTTTCTTCTCATTAATCCCGATACCATTGTTCAAGAAGATACGTTCGAAACAATGTTGCAATTTTTTGAATCGAATAATGATGTAGGATTAGCGGGTTGTAAAGTTCTTTCTCCCGATGGAACGCTACAACTTGCGTGCCGTAGAAGTTTTCCGACACCGTTTATTGCATTTTCAAAACTTATCGGATTGTCTGATATGTTTCCAAAATCAAAATTATTTGCGAAATATAATCTGACATATTTGAATGAGAATGAAACAAACGAAGTTGACGCAGTGAGCGGTTCGTTTATGTTTTTGCGAAGAGAAGTATTTGAAAACATTGGCGGACTCGACGAAGATTTTTTTATGTACGGTGAAGATTTGGATTGGTGTTATCGCGTGCAGCAAAGCGGATGGAAAGTATGTTATGTTCCGACAACACAAATCATTCACTACAAAGGAGAAAGCACACGCCGTAGTTCCATTGACGAAGTAAAAATATTTTACCACTCAATGCAATTATTTGTGAAGAAACATTTTCGCTCGTACGTGTTATTCTTACCGTTGTTACAAATGGGAATTTTCTTTCGTTCTTGGATTGCATTTCTTGGAAAAAATAAAACAACATTTTTGGTAATGGTGATTGATTCTGTATTTATATTTCTTTCACTCGTCCTTTCAGAATATCTTTGGCGCGGAAGATTATATTCTTTCCCATCGTATGCCTATCCTGCGATTTACATTTTCTCAATCTGCATAATTTTGTTTTCGGAATTTTTGAGCGGTGCGTTAACAAGACGGAAAACAATTTCTTCTGCATCTTCAATTGCCGTCATTGCATCGTTTACGTTTCTTTCTGCATTGACGTTCTTTTTTAAAGATTACGGATTTAGCAGAATGGTAACGTTACTTTCCGGAATGATGACATTGGTCGTACTTCCCGGATGGAGATTGGTTGCTCATATTTTTTTCAGTATGCAACAAACAGGGAAACGTTCTGTGATTGTTGGTGTTACAAAATCGGGAGAAGAATTAGTTCGAAAATTGCGCTCACGCGTTGACCACAGTTACGATATTATTGGGTTTATTGACACGCATCGTCAACGCATTGGAGAAAAAGTAAATGGAGTTGAAATCTTGGGAAGCGTAGATACCATCGGAAGAGTCATTCGCGAGAAAAAAATTTCCGATGTTATTTTTTCTACTGATGCGCTTTCGTACACGGATATCCTTTCTGTTATCGCACGGAGCAGAGACCGGAATGTGAGTTATCGTCTTGTGCCAAGCAGTTTGGAAGTCGTGATTGGAAAAACACGTATTGACGAACTTGAATCGCTTCCGTTCGTTGATATTGCGTATAATATTCATCAACCGTTCAATCGTTTTGTTAAGCGCACATTTGATATTTTTCTTTCACTGTTTTTATTCCTTTTCTATCCGTTAGTACAATTATTTCTTCCGAAACATTCCATAGCGAAAAAGAAAATTTTGCTAATACCAAAAATTCTGAATGGAGAAATGAGTTTTGTAGGACGACCTGTATTCACACATTCAACAAGGGTTTCCGGAATGAATGGGAGAACAGGAATGTATTTAGGGAAAGCGGGATTGACGGGACTTGCGCAAATAAATTACCGAAACGATATGAGCGCGGAAGAAATTGAAACATACAATTTGTACTATGCAAAAAATCAGTCGTTATTACTTGATATAGAAATACTTATTAAATCATTTTTTTTCACCGGACAAAAACAATAA
- a CDS encoding polyprenol monophosphomannose synthase, translating to MSKALVITPTYNESENVRQLIDEVLKQDASLEILIVDDNSPDGTANIVKEIQKNNSRVHLMERPKKMGLGTAYVAGFKYAIANGFDFMIEMDADFSHNPIELPNLLKLMNEHDLVIGSRYIYGVRIMNWPIRRLILSYGANVYTRIITGMNIKDATGGFKCFKRKVLESINLDDVHSNGYAFQIEMNYKAWRKGFRLFEHPIIFMDRTLGQSKMSKNIIYEAIWMVWRLKFQALIGKI from the coding sequence ATGTCGAAAGCATTAGTTATTACACCAACATACAACGAATCGGAAAACGTTCGACAGCTTATTGACGAAGTGTTGAAACAAGATGCATCGTTAGAAATTCTCATCGTGGATGATAATTCTCCCGATGGAACTGCGAACATTGTCAAAGAAATTCAGAAAAATAATTCTCGAGTACATTTAATGGAGCGCCCGAAAAAAATGGGACTGGGAACAGCGTACGTTGCAGGATTTAAATACGCAATTGCTAATGGTTTCGATTTTATGATTGAAATGGATGCAGACTTTTCGCATAACCCGATTGAGTTACCGAATTTATTGAAATTGATGAACGAACATGATTTGGTAATCGGGTCGCGATACATTTACGGAGTTCGTATCATGAATTGGCCAATTCGCAGATTGATTTTAAGTTACGGCGCGAATGTCTATACAAGAATTATCACGGGAATGAATATCAAGGATGCAACCGGCGGATTTAAATGTTTCAAACGAAAAGTTCTCGAATCAATCAACCTTGATGATGTTCATTCCAACGGTTATGCGTTTCAAATCGAAATGAATTACAAAGCATGGAGAAAAGGTTTTCGTTTGTTTGAACATCCTATTATTTTTATGGACAGAACGTTAGGGCAATCGAAGATGTCAAAAAACATTATTTACGAGGCGATTTGGATGGTGTGGCGATTGAAGTTTCAAGCATTGATTGGAAAAATATAA